Sequence from the Deinococcota bacterium genome:
TGAGCACGGCTATCGGTACCTTGCTGGTCAGCTCGCCAGGCGTATGCGGTGGGCGCTTGCGGATTGACGGCACGCGCATCACGGTCAATCAAATCGTCGTCTGCTACAAACAGGGCTACAGTCCTGAAGAGGTTGCGGATCAGTATCCCCATGTGACGCTGGCGCAAGTCTATGCGGCGCTGGCGTACTATCACGCCAACA
This genomic interval carries:
- a CDS encoding DUF433 domain-containing protein; its protein translation is MSMSTAIGTLLVSSPGVCGGRLRIDGTRITVNQIVVCYKQGYSPEEVADQYPHVTLAQVYAALAYYHANKEDTEADLAAEKAEAERLEQQYRQTPKPS